A genome region from Diorhabda carinulata isolate Delta chromosome 2, icDioCari1.1, whole genome shotgun sequence includes the following:
- the LOC130890969 gene encoding phosphatidylinositol N-acetylglucosaminyltransferase subunit P-like isoform X1 encodes MPEHTPTPTPSRAVYGFVMYLSFRIFFIIYLIWAVVPESYFRLMGITFLPQRHWAITVPIYLLTVLTIVAFVIYPSLGLCMTPAIDDIRTIRDEIGGKRRKNGISLRDTKKDSSCICKDKGNCCKELYESIQHTFANNAIPVLRDLDISDVSELLYLDNKMNC; translated from the coding sequence ATGCCTGAACACACCCCAACCCCAACTCCCAGTAGAGCCGTCTATGGATTTGTTATGTACCTATCCTTTaggatatttttcattatatatctTATTTGGGCTGTCGTACCGGAAAGCTATTTTAGATTAATGGGAATAACATTTCTACCTCAAAGACATTGGGCTATAACTGTACCAATTTATTTACTTACAGTGCTCACCATAGTTGCTTTTGTTATTTATCCTAGTTTAGGACTGTGTATGACACCAGCTATAGATGATATAAGGACTATCAGGGATGAAATTGGGggtaaaagaagaaaaaatggtATTAGTTTAAGAGATACAAAAAAGGATTCTAGTTGTATATGTAAAGATAAGGGTAATTGTTGCAAAGAATTGTATGAAAGTATTCAACATACTTTTGCCAATAATGCTATTCCAGTGTTGAGAGATTTAGATATTTCAGATGTATCAGAACTGTTGTATTTggataataaaatgaattgttAA
- the LOC130890969 gene encoding uncharacterized protein LOC130890969 isoform X2: MSENQYKIEIEIPFETKRLAEIAYNVLEVDKEPKRSGVTKILYQKDTILIANFSAKLAKQLRVALTNFFEKLDLISGTIEMLGPPVSKEYNHY, from the exons ATGAGTGAGAATCAGTATAAAAT tgaaattgaAATACCTTTCGAGACAAAAAGACTTGCAGAAATTGCTTATAATGTGTTAGAAGTTGACAAAGAACCAAAAAGAAGTGGagttactaaaattttatacCAGAAAGACACCATTTTAATAGC GAACTTTTCAGCTAAATTGGCAAAACAATTAAGGGTAGctttaaccaatttttttgaaaaacttgacCTAATATCTGGAACAATTGAAATGTTAGGACCACCGGTTAGCAAAGAGTACAATCACTATTAA
- the LOC130903452 gene encoding uncharacterized protein LOC130903452 yields the protein MFLINMSLSPNYSTMNKRFDFAVPLEDIFTNGGIHPRLRFIFQQAFDLCLESHLSIRETLQKECCLSTCLELKQRIIYARQPVINSQYSSPGAFFWIIRHFLGLLPIPLFPAVTCNQKFPWKELSQQIKHVSQYNLTEREYKLLYTIASALNNLPQEHLSLLNILVMFIRNISKKKCCKTSLKDLAKYYCDAVFVRPFQPGHKIKDENMFPLFMYIITRWYRILKYLRTDNTNAFHYVKSDVFPKHDTDLYIETNWFPDTHDTHNVPYTIVKYLKDVECQTDISEENNFDSIPNYVDKSVQLIDSFIKDEDVSLKTFTNHLNERKISSFRSSLININETEENIQCKHCNTLDFFGNIMNDRNKNWNDVVQEVANTVKRIEAHNYEICDKYSRSGDFVGCSALQKSDSSVESGTTETVYNTLKDSTINSYKTEDSERTVSYKSVNGTSKVERKNRKNDKNVSLYKSFYESDDELYNINKKSINYDKGDERNTSNFSLNRFKIKFNFLRTLSPKFKRPDDFRFFFSRSIKYKKF from the exons atgtttttaataaatatgtcaTTAAGCCCAAATTACTCTACGATGAATAAAAG ATTCGACTTTGCGGTTCCATTAGAAGATATTTTCACAAACGGTGGGATTCATCCAAGACTAAGG TTCATATTCCAACAAGCTTTTGATTTGTGTTTAGAAAGTCACTTGAGCATTAGAGAAACTTTACA gaaaGAATGTTGTTTAAGCACTTGTTTGGAGTTGAAACAGAGAATTATTTATGCAAGACAACCTGTAATAAATTCACAATATTCATCGCCTGGCGCGTTTTTCTGGATAATAAGACACTTTTTAGGTTTATTGCCGATACCGTTATTTCCAGCAGTTACATGCAATCAAAAATTCCCTTGGAAAGAGTTGTCTCAACAAATCAAACATGTTTCACAGTACAACTTGACAGAAAGAGAATATAAGTTACTGTATACAATTGCTAG TGCCTTGAATAACTTACCCCAAGAACATCTTTCGTTGTTGAACATTTTAGTTAtgtttataagaaatatttctaaaaagaaATGTTGTAAAACAAGTTTGAAGGACCTTGCTAAATATTATTGCGATGCGGTATTCGTCCGACCCTTTCAACCTGGACATAAAATTAAA GATGAAAACATGTTTCCTCTTTTTATGTACATAATAACCAGATGGTACCGTATTTTGAAGTACCTAAGAACCGACAACACGAACGCCTTTCATTACGTAAAAAGTGATGTCTTTCCAAAACATGATACAGACTTATACATCGAAACAAATTGGTTTCCCGATACTCATGATACTCATAACGTTCCATATACTATCGTAAAATATCTAAAAGACGTAGAGTGTCAAACAGATATTAGTGAAGAAAATAACTTTGATTCGATACCGAACTATGTTGACAAAAGTGTTCAATTAATTGATAGTTTTATTAAAGACGAAGatgtttctttaaaaacatttactaATCATTTAAATGAACGTAAAATTTCGTCTTTCCGAAGTAGTTTGATTAATATTAAcgaaactgaagaaaatatacaatgtaaacATTGTAATACATTGGATTTTTTCGGTAATATAATGAATGATCGTAACAAGAATTGGAACGACGTTGTTCAAGAAGTAGCTAACACTGTTAAGAGGATTGAAGCACATAATTACGAAATTTGCGATAAATATTCACGATCTGGGGATTTCG TTGGATGCAGTGCATTACAAAAATCAGATTCAAGCGTTGAATCCGGAACGACGGAAACTGTTTATAATACGTTAAAAGATTCAACTATAAATAGTTATAAAACTGAAGATTCCGAAAGAACTGTTTCATACAAAAGTGTTAATGGTACTAGCaaagtagaaagaaaaaatcggaaaaatgacaaaaatgtttctttatataaaagtttttatgaatCCGACGATGAACTCTACAACATCAACAAAAAGTCAATCAACTACGATAAGGGTGATGAGCGTAATACATCAAATTTTAGTCtaaatagatttaaaattaaattcaacttTCTAAGAACGCTCTCACCAAAATTTAAAAGACCTGATGATTTTAGATTCTTTTTCTCCAGAAGCATAAAATAtaagaagttttaa
- the LOC130903490 gene encoding origin recognition complex subunit 2 has product MTSTPTRRSTRIKKPSLKDSLQSLKIQNSGLPHHVVISDETDEEESVEIYPKDDIKTPTMLHENEVVHGEDIFTFQRRPTKDGLAQKVAEAQSLKTPYHVRKKTKSKISKRLTEDSDSEFEVSSESETDSYTESEDSTSTDSDNKQSKETSKKHSIKESKLEPTISRSRNYKIKAEEYFEKTSSKKIETSNNTLEKLDTPRLPQYELQKLLQNINLTDNHTRALQKLYKINESCFKRWLYFLNENFNILLYGLGSKRHILNKFHTFFLKNDPVIVINGYFPSLTTKSILDSILTLLEVEDIPGNPVEACELIINEMEQIPETHLYLIIHNIEGEPLRNGKSQNILARLASTRNIHFIASIDHINAPLIWDDNKLSKFNFIWWDATSFALYSEETSFEQSMMVQQSSTLALSSLRNVFASLTSNSKRIYNIIVKHQLENSKNKYYQGLAFKDLYMMCREGFIVSSDLALRAQLTEFVDHKMLKMKRSVDGTEYLLIPITNSLLQKFLDDVQ; this is encoded by the exons ATGACATCAACGCCTACTAGAAGATCAACTCGAATTAAAAAACCAAGCCTAAAAGATTCTTTACAATcactgaaaattcaaaattctggCTTACCTCATCACGTAGTGATAAGCGATGAAACAGATGAAGAAGAATCGGTTGAAATTTATCCCAAAGATGATATCAAAACACCAACAATGTTACATGAAAACGAGGTAGTACATGGAGAAGATATATTTACGTTTCAAAGGAGACCAACTAAAGATGGACTTGCTCAAAAAGTAGCAGAAGCCCAAAGTCTGAAAACTCCCTATCATGTcagaaaaaagacaaaaagtaaaatatctAAAAGGTTAACTGAAGACAGTGATAGTGAATTTGAAGTTTCTTCTGAATCTGAAACCGATAGTTATACTGAAAGTGAAGATAGTACAAGTACAGATTCTGATAATAAACAATCTAAG GAAACATCAAAGAAACACTCAATTAAGGAATCAAAACTGGAGCCAACTATATCAAGAAGTAGAAATTACAAAATCAAAgctgaagaatattttgaaaaaacctcctcaaaaaaaatagaaacatcaAATAATACTCTTGAAAAATTAGATACTCCCAGATTGCCACAATATGAActtcaaaaattgttacagaacATCAACCTCACTGATAATCATACAAGGGCATTacaaaagttatataaaatcaaTGAGAGTTGTTTCAAGAGGTGGTTGtactttttaaatgaaaatttcaacatacTTTTGTATGGCTTAGGTTCTAAAAGACATATACTTAACAAATTTCACACATTCTTCCTAAAAAATGACCCCGTTATAGTAATTAATGGATATTTTCCAAGTCTTACTACAAAAAGTATATTAGATTCCATATTAACTCTGTTAGAAGTAGAAGATATACCAGGAAATCCAGTAGAAGCATGTGAATTgattataaatgaaatggaaCAAATACCAGAAACACATTTATATCTAATAATACATAATATAGAAGGTGAACcattaagaaatggaaaatcTCAAAATATCTTAGCAAGGCTGGCATCTACAAGAAACATACATTTCATAGCTTCAATAGACCACATAAACGCTCCACTAATATGGGATGATAATAAACTAAGTAAATTCAACTTCATTTGGTGGGATGCGACATCATTTGCACTGTATTCAGAAGAAACTTCATTTGAACAATCTATGATGGTACAACAAAGCAGTACATTAGCTCTATCATCTTTGAGGAATGTATTTGCTTCATTAACATCCAATTCCAAgagaatatataatataatagtgaaACATCAAttggaaaattctaaaaataagtATTACCAGGGCTTGGCATTCAAGGATTTGTATATGATGTGTAGGGAGGGATTTATTGTTAGCTCTGATTTAGCACTAAGGGCACAATTGACTGAATTTGTAGAccataaaatgttaaaaatgaaaagatcTGTTGACGGgactgaatatttattaatacctATTACTAATTcgttattacaaaaatttttagatgatgtacaataa
- the LOC130904254 gene encoding transcription initiation factor TFIID subunit 10, with amino-acid sequence MNQQDDQMMDEDITTLGQPLSDFLLQLEDYTPTIPDAVTTYYLRNSGLEPKDPRLVRLISIAAQKFISDIANDALQHCKMRSTNTTSHSGSKSKQGTKDRRYCLTMDDLTPALAEFGITIKKPQYYV; translated from the exons atgaatcaACAAGACGATCAAATGATGGATGAAGATATAACAACACTTGGACAACCGCTAAGTGACTTCTTATTGCAATTGGAAGATTATACTCCTACG aTTCCAGATGCAGTAACTACATATTATTTGCGAAATTCGGGTTTAGAACCGAAAGATCCTCGATTAGTAAGATTAATATCAATTGCAGCACAAAAGTTTATATCAGATATTGCCAATGATGCTTTACAGCATTGCAAAATGAGATCCACGAATACTACGAGTCATAGCGGTTCTAAG AGCAAACAAGGCACTAAGGATCGAAGATACTGTTTAACAATGGATGATCTCACACCGGCTTTGGCAGAATTTGGTATTACCATTAAAAAACCCCaatattatgtataa
- the LOC130904253 gene encoding lysosomal thioesterase PPT2 homolog, producing MRNILLLLFLYILNTIAYRPVILLHGILTGSESMELIKNCIEEKHPGTIVYNIDKFGGWSSLDNMWYQVKQVSQIITNITTNHSEGVNFLGYSQGALLGRTILQANPNHTIHRYISLSGPQGGQYGTQFLHLYFPGLALETAFELFYSRVGQHTSVGNYWNDPYHQKLFYDYSQYLPYVNNEIRSNRSDEFKAALLKLDKLVLIGGPQDNVITPWQSSQFGYYNENGTVVKFEDTVTYKLDTIGLKTLYQKKKLILVTVAGVDHFMWHTNVTICDNYILPYLD from the exons atgagaaatatattacttttattatttttatacattttaaacaCAATCGCATATAGGCCAGTCATTTTATTACATGGAATTCTAACTGGTTCGGAAAGTATGGAACTTATCAAAAATTGCATAGAAGAG AAACATCCTGGTACAATTGTATATAACATTGACAAATTTGGAGGATGGTCTAGCTTAGATAACATGTGGTATCAGGTGAAACAAGTATCCCAGATTATCACTAATATTACTACAAATCACTCAGAAGGAGTTAATTTTTTAG GTTACTCACAAGGTGCTCTCTTAGGAAGGACTATTTTACAAGCAAATCCTAACCACACAATTCACAGATATATTTCATTGAGTGGACCCCAGGGAGGTCAATATGGaa CTCAGtttcttcatttatatttcCCAGGTTTAGCTTTGGAAACGGcttttgaattgttttattctaGAGTTGGACAACATACATCCGTAGGAAACTACTGGAATGATCCCTACcatcaaaaattattctacgACTATTCCCAGTATTTACCTTatgttaataatgaaattagaagTAATAGAAGTGATGAATTCAAAGCAGCTCTATTGAAATTAGATAAATTGGTGCTTATTGGAGGACCACAAGATAATGTCATTACACCATGGCAATCTAg TCAGTTTggatattataatgaaaacgGAACAGTTGTCAAATTTGAAGATACTGTTACTTACAAGCTCGATACAATTGGATTGAAAACTCTCTACCAAAAGAAGAAACTTATTTTAGTTACTGTGGCAGGAGTTGACCACTTTATGTGGCATACAAATGTAACTATAtgtgataattatattttaccatATCTTGACTga